One window of Acropora palmata chromosome 1, jaAcrPala1.3, whole genome shotgun sequence genomic DNA carries:
- the LOC141896192 gene encoding ficolin-2-like, whose amino-acid sequence MTTGGGGWTVFQRRVDGSVNFYRGWTDYKFGFGNLSGEFWLGNDNLHRIAAAGNMTLRVDLEDFEANVTFAEYSIFKVADASDKYRLLIGGYSGTAGDSMAYQNGTQFSTKDQANDLSSVSCAEKYKGAWWYKSCHRSNLNGQYLGGPHDTFADGINWKSFRGQHYSLKRSEMKLSPNSDRHSLDFFMEKCTRTS is encoded by the exons ATGACCACTGGTGGAGGCGGTTGGACCGTTTTTCAGCGACGTGTGGATGGCTCAGTCAATTTCTATCGTGGATGGACGGACTACAAGTTTGGGTTTGGGAATCTAAGCGGTGAATTTTGGCTTGGAAATGACAACCTCCATCGCATTGCAGCCGCTGGTAACATGACGCTGAGAGTTGACCTGGAAgattttgaagcaaatgtcACTTTTGCTGAATATTCCATTTTTAAGGTAGCTGATGCTTCAGATAAATACCGGCTTTTGATTGGAGGGTACAGTGGCACAGCGGGCGACTCAATGGCATATCAGAA TGGAACGCAGTTTTCCACCAAAGATCAGGCAAACGATCTTTCGAGTGTTTCTTGTGCAGAGAAGTATAAAGGCGCTTGGTGGTATAAAAGTTGTCATAGATCCAATCTCAACGGACAGTATCTCGGTGGACCACATGACACTTTTGCCGATGGGATCAACTGGAAGTCATTTAGAGGCCAACATTATTCCTTGAAACGTTCTGAGATGAAGCTGAGCCCCAACAGTGACAGACACTCATTAGATTTCTTCATGGAGAAGTGCACACGTACGAGTTGA
- the LOC141892672 gene encoding melanocortin receptor 4-like — protein sequence MAVPVCNKRLEELTQLAKFHEGFLMSLCVLNFVFCLTATVGNLLVIQALWQASLMPENLRKLFLSLAFSDLAVGMFVQPMHASIMAATLHTTSKGNFNIDLFCPVLVSVYLSSAYLFSATSFMSIVAIAVDRLLAVSLHLRYHEFVTSKRVNIVLVFLWSSSFLVMFLFISLPNYNDIVAVVLEILGILVTGVAYFHIYKIARYHQNKIYCQFQVVKMNVSERQNQLQVKAAALNTFFIYVVFFVFYMPNVVCGTLLDFSEFKMSYVVSFYVTIFFIYFNSSINIVIYCWRFREIREIIKTTIQRILLGREHEPI from the coding sequence ATGGCTGTCCCAGTTTGCAACAAAAGGCTTGAAGAACTGACCCAATTAGCGAAATTTCATGAAGGGTTCCTGATGTCTCTTTGTGTACTGAATTTTGTGTTCTGTCTCACTGCCACAGTTGGGAATCTCCTTGTAATTCAAGCTCTGTGGCAAGCCTCTTTGATGCCTGAGAACTTAAGGAAACTGTTTCTCAGTCTTGCTTTTTCTGATCTCGCAGTTGGAATGTTCGTTCAGCCAATGCATGCCTCCATTATGGCAGCTACTCTGCACACGACATCCAAGGGGAATTTTAATATCGACTTGTTTTGTCCTGTTTTAGTGTCTGTTTATCTATCGTCCGCGTACCTTTTTTCTGCCACATCCTTCATGTCCATCGTCGCCATTGCAGTTGACAGACTACTTGCAGTGTCCCTTCATTTACGATACCACGAATTTGTCACTAGCAAACGCGTGAAtattgtcttggtgtttttaTGGTCGTCAAGTTTCCTCGTCATGTTCCTTTTCATCTCGCTTCCCAACTACAATGACATCGTCGCTGTGGTTCTTGAGATTTTAGGAATTTTAGTGACGGGCGTCGCCTACTTCCACATATACAAAATCGCACGATATcaccaaaataaaatttattgccAATTCCAGGTTGTAAAAATGAATGTGTCAGAAAGGCAGAACCAGCTACAAGTTAAGGCAGCGGCTCTCAACACGTTTTTCATTTATGTTGTATTCTTTGTATTTTACATGCCAAATGTTGTTTGTGGTACTCTCTTGGATTTTTCTGAATTTAAAATGTCGTATGTGGTGTCTTTTTATGTTACGATTTTCTTCATCTATTTCAATTCGTCAATAAATATTGTGATATACTGCTGGCGATTTCGAGAAATTCGTGAAATTATCAAAACCACTATTCAGAGGATTTTACTAGGAAGGGAACATGAACCGATCTGA
- the LOC141891791 gene encoding uncharacterized protein LOC141891791, with protein sequence MVQCFAPDCKHASESHTCRFFGFPSEKKKKSEYLRWIKLLRRADKVPGLHSRVCSCHFRDGLKENGPEIFKRNEKTLFAPDDYSHKRAAKKSRKSTQETKETEEQIVQKYPENQSRQDSEEQPEIRKPVEQLVLEAELEKKTRELESYKERMAYVTNHYSASRLSEDVIRMETGLPTKEVFNIVVLYALRFKDSINYYYGWCVNMISFEDQIFITLMKARQNYTNLHLAQLFSCSTATISNIVTTFTHVLHYILFHDIMTTMPTRFKNDTCAPSSFSQFSSCRVVIDCTDVEIATPKLMSHQSVTYSSYRGMNSFKVLIGVAPNAVITFVSKLYPGSISDKAIVQKSGFLDQLSTGDLVLADKGFLIQDIVPNGVSVNIPPFLNNGTFTESEAQATKAIAKCHIHVERANARLKDYKILSFIPSYLRCHADILVQLCCALVNLQFPLIKEVTADTNFD encoded by the exons ATGGTTCAATGCTTCGCACCGGACTGTAAACATGCTTCCGAAAGCCACACATGCCGTTTTTTCGGCTTTCCAagcgaaaaaaagaagaagtcaGAGTACTTGCGTTGGATTAAGCTGTTGAG GCGAGCTGATAAAGTTCCTGGACTACATTCTAGAGTTTGTAGCTGCCACTTTAGAGatggattgaaagaaaacggTCCTGAAATCtttaaaagaaacgaaaagacATTGTTCGCTCCCGACGACTACTCACATAAGAGAGCTGCGAAGAAAAGCCGAAAAAGCactcaagaaacaaaagagactGAGGAACAAATTGTGCAAAAATACCCTGAAAATCAAAGTCGACAAGACAGTGAGGAACAACCAGAAATTAGGAAACCTGTAGAGCAACTTGTGTTGGAAGCGGAGTTGGAAAAGAAGACAAGAGAGCTGGAAAGTTATAAAGAGAGGATGGCTTACGTAACCAATCACTACAGTGCCTCAAGACTGAGTGAAGATGTCATAAGAATGGAAACAGGACTTCCTACCAAAGAGGTTTTCAACATTGTCGTACTTTATGCTTTAAGGTTTAAGGAttctattaattattattatggttgGTGTGTGAATATGATTAGCTTTGAGGATCAGATATTTATCACTTTAATGAAAGCCAGACAGAATTATACAAATTTGCACCTAGCTCAACTCTTTTCATGTAGTACAGCTACCATTTCTAACATTGTTACTACATTTACTCATGTTTTGCACTAtattctttttcatgatataaTGACAACTATGCCCACTAGGTTTAAGAATGACACCTGTGCTCCATCTTCATTTTCACAGTTTAGTTCCTGTAGAGTAGTCATTGACTGCACTGATGTTGAAATTGCTACTCCAAAGTTGATGAGCCACCAAAGTGTTACCTATTCTAGTTATAGAGGGATGAattcttttaaagttttaataGGAGTTGCCCCAAATGCAGTTATTACTTTTGTAAGTAAGCTTTATCCTGGGTCTATCTCAGACAAGGCTATTGTACAGAAATCAGGATTCCTAGATCAGCTATCAACAGGTGACTTAGTTCTTGCAGATAAAGGTTTCCTCATCCAAGATATAGTACCGAATGGTGTTTCTGTCAACATTCcaccttttttaaataatggTACATTCACTGAGAGTGAAGCACAGGCGACAAAAGCAATTGCTAAATGTCACATCCATGTAGAGAGAGCAAATGCAAGGCTTAAAGACtacaaaattttaagttttataCCTTCTTATCTTAGATGCCATGCAGATATTCTTGTTCAGTTATGCTGTGCACTAGTTAACCTGCAGTTCCCTCTTATAAAAGAAGTCACAGCTGACacaaattttgattga